In Suncus etruscus isolate mSunEtr1 chromosome 9, mSunEtr1.pri.cur, whole genome shotgun sequence, the genomic window TAGTCTGTGGGTGTCAGTCCACCCTGCCCTTCTTTCTTGGCCAGCACCCGCCTGGCTGTGCTGAGCAGCAGCCTGACCCACTGGAAGAAGCTGCCACCGCTGCCGTCTCTCACCAGCCAGCCCCATCAAGTGCTGGCCAGCGAGCCCATCCCCTTCTCTGACTTGCAGCAGGTGAGCCTCCAGCCCACTCCTTGTGCCTTTCCACAGTGCCCCCATTGCCTGCAGAGGTGGGGACAGGGTTGTGGAGTGGGCCTAAGCACTCTGGCTCATACTCAGCCTAGTTCTTACTTCTTCTCAATCAGTAGTCTCTTACCCTCCTTCTCATGGTTTCCCTATCCTTGCCTTTCCCTTTGACTGCTACCTTAATGTCAGTTCTCTCACTCTATTGCTATGTTCAAGTTCGCCTAAAGCTAAATCAGAGATGGACAAGAAGCTTTATTTGTTCATCCCATACACTACGCTGTGGGTTGGGGCATCTAATCATTGACAAATTACTCCAAGACTATGACCATTTTTATACCGTGAAACCACATTCCAGCATGTCAATTAAGAGCCAAcaagatggagccagagagatagcatggaggtaaggcgtttgccttgcctgcagaaggtcagtggttccctgagcctgccaggagcaaccccggtgcgctgccatgtgtgacccaaaaaccaaaaaaaaaagggggccagagagatagcatggaggtggggcgtttgccttgcacacggaagaacgttggttcgaatcccggcatcccatatggtccgctgagcctgccagaagcaatttctgagcgtagagccaggattaatccctgagcgctgctgggtgtgatccaaaaacaaaacaaaaaaaagagagccaACAAGATTAACTGTAATCTGCTGTAAAACAATACATTGCCCTACATTTTGACAAGATGTGAAGGGAACAAGATAAAGGTATAGTCATATGATCAAGAGGCAGAAAATGATTTTGCCCTGATTGGAGTTAGGGCACTTTCCTGTAACTTCTCAGGGAGTCAGTCCAAGTGGTCCTGGCAGGATCTAGGGACTAGCAAGAAGTTAAAGTCAGGACATGATTACAAAGTGAGCACAGGTGGTTGCCCTTACATCTTGatcatactttttgttttaatttggttttggggccacaccggttgatcaggatttactcctggctccgcactcagaaattattcctagtaggcttgggggagcatatgggacactgaagatTGAACAAAGGTtgttcatgtacaaggcaagtgtccaaccTATTGTATAAATGTTCTGGCCCCTTGAGAACAAACTCTTAACCCTGACTTGGCCCAACACTATCTAATATGTGGCTGAAGTTTAGTTTTCTTGACAATTCTGTATTACTGCAGTTCCTACAAAATTGCATATAATACTATAACCTGTTGCCCCTGCTTTCTTGATCTCCCTTACCCATCCTCTGTCCTTCCCACTCCTCCCTCAGGTCTCCAGGATAGCTGCTTACGCCTACAGTGCACTTTCTCAGATCCGTGTGGATGCAAAAGAGGAGCTGGTGGTACAGTTTGGGATCCCATGAAGAGAGGAGGGTCGTTGGACagctcttctcctcctctcttcacTCTGTCTCCACCCACctcccctggcccccagcctcaTTGCGGCTTATACAGTACAGTACCCTACCTAACCTGCTACTAATCACAGAAGAATGTGGAGGAGGAGAGCAAGGCTAGAAGCCTGAAACAAGTGAAGATGGAGCAAAGGAGGGTTGAACCATTTGGGACTGAAGCCCTGcccaggggtgggtgggggtcaGATGGACAAGGCCTGGGGGCTCCTCACATTTCCTGGGAAGGTGGAGGTACTGTTGTGAGGGTGATCACTCTAGGAGGCCTCTGAggccctcctcccttcctttctcttgacCTCCTGTTGCCCTCTCCCTGACTTGGTGCTCATGGCACCTCATTAGGGTTTGTGACCGGGGTCTAGGCAAGCTTGAATTTGGATGAGTTGAGTTTGTATTTCTAGCACCCTGGGTTTTTACatgtttgggggttttgttttgttttgtcacccTCGATAAAGGACATGTATTCATCTGTGTGCTGATTCTAGCCCCTCTCTCCTGCCCACCTCACTCCATTTAGCTACTCTAGTTTGAGCATTGAAATGGATTGCCGAGGTAGGGGTGGAttttagaaccagaaataagagtTCAGTATCTCAGGTCTTAGCTGACACTCAGTGCTAACTCCCCTCAGACAAGAAGATAAAACTGGGGCCAGGGATGTAGTTCACTGGTAGAATATTGCATGTGAGACCAATTTCGACACCTAGCAACACACATCCTCTCCCCGACCAAAGAATGTGCTTgttttcctcaatagtgatgagaaCGCCTCTCAAACTGAACAATGTTGGAGAAAGCTACTGCTTTGAAGGCCCTGATTCAGGCTCAAAATTAATAGTAAGCCAGAGGGTGGAGGGAGAAGGGATTTAGGTCAGATCAAGAGCAAGTAATAAAGTCAACTAGTGAATCTTTTCAAGCAGAAGATTATTCTCAGCCAATGAAGTCTTCCACTCCAGCGGATGAGAGTAGAGCTCTTCTGATCTGATGCTCATGGGCTTTGAATGCCACAACCTGGCTCCTTGGCTTTCTGACATGGAAGGCCTGAGGCATGTCCACAGAACTCTGGTGCTTATGACATTGGGAATTATTTGCTGACTAAATCTAGATTCTCCAACCAAAGGTCTCAAGAAGATACTGGGGAGATGAGATTCATTTCCCAGCCATGCAACAAACCCAGTCCTTCCTTCAGACCAATATGCCTTTGCCTCCATCTTTAAGAAAGACCAGAGTCACAGGTCAGAAGACATGTTTACATGGTTTACATGACTTACTATGCAGAACAGTTCAAAGTGTTTATTGTCCAGCTACACTCTGGCCTTTAACCCTGGTGGTAACCTCAGAGTGGACTGTGTTTGACTCGGACCTTCTTGGGCTTGATGTTCATGCTCTTCCACACTTGTGCTGTGATGCGATCAGATTTGGTGATCCCACTGAAGTCAAATGTGGTGATTCGGGGTAGGGTGCACAGCACATATTGCCTGTGGGGAAGACTTGGGCTGGGACTAACCCGAGGGAAGAAACCCCTTCCCCACTCATACCAGATGTTGCTATGGCCCTTGAGCAGTTTGTGGGGGACTCTGGGTTCTTCCACCCCTGATGTGAGACTGCTTTGTTGCTCCTCTGCTGCACTCAACTCTAGGGCCACACTATCTGCTTACCTGTagcctttctcttcttcaatggGGTTCCCATGGAGCGTTAGGCTCCTCAGCCGAGGGAGGACAGCTAGTTTGTTTACCTCTCCTAGGCGGTGGATGCTGTTACCATGGAGATAGAGGACACTCAGGTTGAAGAAAGATGTAAGAATCTGTTGGGAAAGGATACCAGAGCCAGGTTGGACAGAGTCTGCCCAGGAGGTAGAGGAATTTGAGGAAGAACTTGCCATCCATGCCTGCTTTCCTGTCAGGAGGATGCCATGACTGCATCCTGATTGCTTTGATCTAAAGGGCATGGGAAACATGAACCTGGGTCCTAGCACTGTTACAACTGTCAGGCAACAAGGCTCTGGAGCCTGGTCATTTGTTCACCAAGACCCAGCTTTGGTGATATGAGCATCTGTTCCAGGAAGGACGGGATAGAATAGAGTTCTCACTCTAGGTTCatgagacatttaaaaataaatcaagaggctggagtgataatacatttgcctggcatgtgaccaacccaggtttgatccctggcatcctatatggtcctcaaacactaccaggagtgatgcttgagcatGGACTGATGTGCCATGCAACCCTCATACCCCCCAATAGGTAAATTGAACTCTACTTAGGGAAATAAAACCAAGTCACACTAGCTCTTTTCCCATCTCAAAAGGATCCTAGAGAAGGGCAGCCAGTTTTACTCATTTCTTGCTTGGGGGATCTAGGGTGATGGGCTCCATATGAGAAGGCCTTCAGGAGCTACTCTCTTAGAGGACCTTGCTGGGAGTCAAACATGGATCACCCACATATACTAGATGTATTGTAGTCTTTTGGACAGCATTCCACAAAACTTCATGTAAGGCATATTCCAACAGCAGGGTTTTATTTCAGTCTCACATGTGCTTATAGGTTTCATACTCTCATTTATTTGGGTTGggtggctacacctggcagtgcttggcgcCTACCGGCCTCATGCTTTCAACTGCactcaggccagagtgatagtacagcaggtagggcacttgccttgcacatgctgacccagctatgaattctggcatcccatatagtccctgagcattgctaggaattCCTCagtaccaagccaggagtaattcctgagcatcatcaggtatagtcaagaaacaaaagaaaggcccggagagatagcacagcggcgtttgccttgcaagcagccgatccaggaccaaaggtggttggttcgaatcccggtgtcccatatggtcccccgtgcctgccaggagctatttctgagtagacagccaggaataactcctgagcaccgctgggtgtggcccaaaaaccaaaaaaaaaaaaaaaaaaaaaaaaaagaaacaaaagaaaacccactTGCACTCAGGACCTTGCAGTGTTGGGGAGCAAAGCCAATACTCCTTAAGCAAAAGCATGTGTTTCAGATGCTTTAATTGGCTCCTCAAATTCTCGTTTTATCCTCTCAAAACATTTTATGCtagattgggccagagagatagtacagtgggggtgcttatcttgcacgtggctgacccagatttgattccatggcatcccatatggtccccaagcaccaccaggagtaattcctgagtgcacagccaggagtaacctctgagcactgcccgtgTGACACCgaaaccccctcccaaaaaaaactctgaaaaaaaCCCCACCACCAATTTATACTAGCATATAATcctccattgtgtgtatgtgtgtgtgtgtgtgtgggggggagaacgagagagagagagagagagagagagagagagagagagaggagagagagagagagaggagagagaggagagagagagagagagagagagagagagagagagagagagagagagagagagagagagaaatccttGTGGGGCTTGGGATTCTATGGCATGCTGGAAGTGGaactctggtcagctgcttgcaaggcaagcaccttaccagttttactatctca contains:
- the LRRC51 gene encoding leucine-rich repeat-containing protein 51, whose amino-acid sequence is MSKPDSMNMSVQEPPLDYSFRSIHVIQDLISEEPRTGLRPLKHAKSGKSLTQSLWLKNNVLNDLKDFNQVVSQVIEHPENLAWIDLSFNDLTSIDPILTSFFNLSVLYLHGNSIHRLGEVNKLAVLPRLRSLTLHGNPIEEEKGYRQYVLCTLPRITTFDFSGITKSDRITAQVWKSMNIKPKKVRVKHSPL